From a single Pseudomonas sp. A34-9 genomic region:
- a CDS encoding DUF2790 domain-containing protein, translating into MSNKSVIAACLFAALNICTLSARAEADVTPQTYTYGTHLDIQKVISLKQDNSVTCGIVQARMTYLDSTGQTRVLDYSKFADGCHNDN; encoded by the coding sequence ATGAGCAACAAATCCGTAATCGCCGCCTGCCTGTTTGCCGCCCTGAACATCTGCACGCTGTCGGCCCGCGCCGAAGCCGATGTCACCCCGCAAACCTACACCTACGGCACCCACCTGGATATCCAGAAGGTGATCTCGCTGAAACAGGACAACTCGGTGACGTGCGGCATTGTCCAGGCGCGCATGACTTATCTCGATTCGACCGGCCAGACCCGCGTGCTCGATTACAGCAAATTTGCCGACGGCTGCCACAACGACAACTGA